CGGCCGACGTGCACCGGGCCGCGACCGGCGCGCCGAGCGCGTCGCCGAACGCGGCGGCCAGCCCGTCGGCGAGCGCGGCGTGGACGTCGGCGGTGGCCCGGAGCTGGCGGTCCGAGAAGGACCGCGGCCGGGTGAAGTCGTAGGGCGTCGAGTCGGGCGGGTCGGCCCGCCCGGCGCGGACGAGGGGGGAGAGGGGGGGCGTCGGCATGCGGTAGGGGGTCGGCCGGCGCTCTCGCAAGGACCGGGCCAGACGTCGCTCCGTCCGCCCGGCGTGGCGCTACTGGAGCACGTACTGCGTGAAGTAGATCCGCGAGACCGGCCCGTCCTCGCCCAGCATCTCGTTGAACTGGCCGAGGATCTGGGTCTTCAGCGAGTCCCGCCTCGTGATGTCGGTCAGGGTCTCGACGGGCTGCGCGCTCAGCAGCTCGATCACGGCGTCGACGGCGGCCGGGCGGAGCACGTCGAGCCGGGCCAGCGTCTTGGCGTCCTCGGCCTCGACGCCCACCTTGACCATGAGGTACCGCCGGCCGTCGGTCCCGCGCGGGTTGACGACGATCCCGTCGAGCTCGGTGAACTCGCCGTACTCCACGGGAGGGGCCGTGTCGGCGACGGCGGCGGCGGCCGGCGCGGCGCCCAGGAGGCCGGCCAGCGGGCCGAACTGCGTCAGGCCGAAGGTGGCCGCGACGCCTACCACGAGCGCCAGGATCGGGGCGAGGACGCGCTTTTTCTTGGGGGCGGCGTCGGGGTCAGCGGAGGCCATGGGGCAGGGGGGGCTGGGCGCCCGCGACAGGGTCGTCGGGCGAGGTGCGGAAGAGGACGGTGATGCGGCGGTTGAGCGCCCGGTTCTCGGGCGTGTCGTTCGCGACGCGCGGGCGGAACTCGCCGTAGCCCACGGCGATGTAGCGGTCGGGCTCGAGCGCCGACGGCTCGGCGGCGAGGAACCGGACGACGGCGGCCGCGCGGGCCGCCGAGAGCTCCCAGTTCGAGGGGTAGGCGGGCGTCGAGATCGGGACGTCGTCGGTGTGGCCCTCGACCTCGACGGCCATCGGCCCGTGGATCGCCTCGGCCACGCCGTAGAGGACCTCGCGGGCCGTCTCGTTGAGGGCCACCGAGCCTGGTGCGAAGGCGACCGAGTCGAGGACGGTCACGCGGATCCCGCGCTCCGTGAGGTCGACGCTGACCGACGCCGCGAGGCCCTTCTCCTGAATCTCGCGCGCGATGGCTTCGAACACCTCGGCCTGCTCGCGGGCGTCCTGCTGGCCGGCCACGCCCATGATCCCGGGCATGAGCCCCTCCTGCTCCATCAGCCCGCGGCGCCCGGTAAAGTAGCTGAGGGCCTCCTCGAACTTCTTGACCTCGACCGACGACATCGCCACGAGCATCACGAAAAAGGTCAGGAGCAGCGTCATCATGTCGCTGAACGTCGCCATCCAGAACGGCGCCGTCGGCTCCTCCTCTTCCTGCAGGGGCGGGGCGCCCAGGTCCACGAAGTCCATGGCGGCGGAGGGCTAGGCGGCCTTGCGGAGCGGGGTCGGCTCGGCGGCGCCGGCCGGGACGCCGGTGTACCGGCTGAGCTGCTGGGCGAGCGCGCCGGGGGCCTCCCCGGTCAGGATGGCGTGGGCCCCGACGCGGATCATCTCGTGGGCCTTGGCCTGGGCCGCGATCTGGGCCTGCACCTTGCCCGCCATCGGCAGGAACACGAGGTTGGCCAGCAGCGCGCCCCAGAACGTCGTGATCATGGCCACGGCCATGGCCGGGCCGATGGCCGCGGGGTCGTTGAGGTTCTGGAGCATCTGAATGAGCCCGATGAGGGTACCCACCATGCCGAAGGCCGGGGCGTACATCCCGGCCTTGTTGAACACCTTGACGAGGAGCCCGGGGCCGGCCACGGCCTCGGCGGCCTCGGTCCGGAGCACGGCCCCGGCCTTCATCGCCGGGACGCCGTCGACGGCCATCTCGATGGCCGACCGGAGAACGGGGTCCTCGATCTCGTCGAGCCGCCCGTCGAGGGCGAGTGGGCCGTCACGCCGGGCCGTCCGCGCGAGGTCCGTGATCTGGTCCGCGAGCGCCTCGTAGTCCGGTGGCTGGAACCCCAGGAACCCCTTCGTCAGCGGCACCGCCTGCTTCATCTCGTCGATCGTGAACGTGACGAGCAGCCCGCACACCGTCCCGCCCATCACGATGATGAGCGACATGGGGTCGAAGAACGTGGCGGCCCCGTCGCCCATGGCGACGGTGCCGAAGATGAGGCCGAGGCCGGCGACTAGGCCGATGGGGGTGGACTTCTCCATGATGGGGGGCGTGTGGTCCCGTTCTCGATTCCCCCGGCCGCGCCTGAACCCCTCCCCGTTCGGGAGGCGCTGACGGAAACGGACGGTCCCGGACCGCCCGCGTGATTGAGCCGGCCCGCACTCCCGACGCATCGCCCGAACGCACGGCGGCCCCGGAGCCGATCGCCCCAGGGCCGCCGCGGAACCCCTTGTCTCGATCCGGGCGCGCCTAGCGCTTGAGCTGGACCGTCTCCTGCAGCAACTCGTCCGACGTCGTGATGACGCGGGCGTTGGCCTGGTAGCCCCGCTGGGCCACGATCATGTCGGTGAACTCCTGGGCGAGGTCGACGTTGCTCGACTCGAGCGCGCCCGAGACGATGCCGGCCGCGATCTCGGCCCCGGACCGGCCCACCTGGAGGTCGCCCGACGACGCCGTGGTCGCGTAGAACCCGTCGCCGATCTGGTTCAGCCCGTCGGGGTTGGCTACCATCCCGAGCGCCACCTGGGCGACCGGCCGGCGGACCCCGTTCGAGAACGACAGGATGATCCGGCCGTTCTGGTCGACCCCGAAGTCGACGAGGGCGCCCGCGGTCGAGCCGTCCTGGGCCGAGACCGACGCCGTCGTCGAGCCGCCGTACTGCGTCACGCCCGTGAGGTCGAGGTCGAACGCGAGGGCGGACCCGTTCGGGAACGCCCCGCTGATCTGGACCTCGCCGCCGGCCGTGAGCGTGCCGCTCTCGGGGTCGAACGTGAGGTCGCCGTTGGCCACCGTCAGGTCCACCTCGGCGTCACCGTCGACCAGCTTGGCCCCGACGACGGACCACGCGTCGTCGCCGGTCTTGACGATCTCGAACACGGCCGTGTGGGCCGTGCCCGTCCCGTCGTAGATCACCGACGACATCGTGACCGGGTCGTCGGTGCCGACCTCGCGCGCGGCCGAGAGGTTGCCGGTTGCCGTCATGCTGGACGTCGCGACGGGCGCCGCTGTGGCGGAGGGGTCGATCTGGAGGTCCTGGAGGGCCCCGGTCGCGATCGACCCATCGGCGCTGGCCGTCCAGCCCTGGACGCGGAGGCCGCCGGCCGTCACGAGGTAGCCGTCGGCGTCGAACTGCATGGCGCCGTGGCGCGTGAGGACCGTGCCCTGGGCGCTGTTGGCCAGGAAGAACCCGTCGCCAGCCACGGCGAGGTCCGTCGCGAGGTCGGTGTACTCGAGGGCGCCCTGGCTCCAGATCTGGTCGACGGCGCTGACGGACACGCCGTTGCCGACGTTCGAGACGGTGGACGGGTTGGAGCCGAGGAGCCGGCCGCCGGTCGAGATGCGCTGGGCGAGGGCGTCCTGGAACAGGACGCGGGACCGCTTGAACCCCGCCGTGTTGACGCCGGCGATGTTGTTGCCGATGACGTCGAGGCGGAGCTGGTTGGAGCGGAGACCGGTGATGCCGGTACGGAGGGAGCGAATCATGGGGGGGTGGGGAGGGCCGCGGCGTCGGTCGGTCGGCCACGGCGCCGGCGTCCCGGTGCGCCTCGGGGGCGCGGTGGGTCCAGCCGAATGGGAGGGAAACGAGGGGGCGGAGACCCCGGGGTTAGAGGAGGAGCGCGCTGTCGATCTGCGTGACCGCGCGGTCGCGCATCTCGTCGGGCGCCAGGGCCGTGACGACGGTCCGGTTCGGGACGTTGACGACGAAGGCGGCGTCGGGCCCGAGAAGGACGGCGTCGCGAGCGCCCTTGGCGTCGAGGGTGTCGAGGGCCTCGGCGATCCGGGTCTGGAGCGCGTCGGAGAACTCGATCCCCCGGTCGCCGAGCCGCTCGGCGGCGTGCGCCGAGAGGGCGACGGGCCGGCCGGCGGCGCGCTCGAGGAGGTCAGCGAAGGCGGGGCCTCGGGAGGGCGCGGCGCCCGGCGTCGCGGGCGGGGCCGGCGGCAGGGTGACGCGGCCGGCGATCTGTTGGACGGTCATGGCATAGGCGGGAGGGTGGTGAGGAAGGACCCGGGGGCTTGGGGGGTTAGAGGACGGCGAGGAGGGCGTCGAAGGCGAGCGGCCGGCCGCCGACCCACAGCGCGACGCCGTCGGCGTCGACCGTAATCCGCTCGACCGTGCCGGTCGTGACGGCCGTGGCGCCGACAGGCTGCCCGTCAGGCCCGACAGCCGAGACGGACACGGAGTAGGCGCCGGCCGGGGCGTCCGAACCGTCGGCGAGCGCGCCGTCCCACGCGATGGCGTGGGCGCCGGCCTCGAGCGACCCGGTGCGCAGCGTCCGGACCACGGCGCCGTCGGCGTCGCGGATGGTGACCTCGACCTCGCGCGCCGCGCCGTCGAGGCGGACGGGGACGTCGGTGGCCGTGGCGCCGTCCCACGAGAGCGTGGCCCCGGCCATCTCGACGGTCTGCCCGATGAGGGCCGTCGCGGCCTGGAGGTCGATCCGGCCCGAGAGCCGATTCGCCATGTCGGTCTGGCCGGTGTGGAGGCCGTCGACGGAGCCGGCCAGGGCGGCGAGCTGGCCGGCCTGGGAGCCGATCGCGGCGTTGATGTTCGTCAGCTGCTCGACCTGGGAGAACTGGGCGAGCTGGGCGGCGAACTCGTGGCCGTCCTGCGGGCTCGTCGGGTCCTGGTTGCGGAGTTGGGCGACGAGGAGTTGGAGGAACTCGTCGCGCCCGAGTTGAGCACCGCCCGGGCTCGCCGCGGTGGAGAAGGCAGAGGCCGCCGAGTTGGCAGAGGAGAGGGGAGACATGGGCTGGGCTAGCCGATCCACTCGCGCCGGCCGGCGGCCGTGCGTGCGATCGGGGGGGGAGGGTCGGGGGAGGCCGCCTCGGGCGCGGCGCCGTCGGTGCCGGAGGACGCGGAGGGGCGCCGGGCGCCACGATCGGCCGCGTCCTCGCCGCCGGAGTGGGGGCCTGCGTGAGCGCCCGTGTCGTTGAACTGGAGGCGGACGGGCTCAGAAAAGTGAGCCTCGAGGGCGTCACGGATCCGCGACGCGTGAGCACCGGCCAGCGCCTGGAGCTCGGGGTCGCTGAACTGGACGCGGACGGTCACGGCATCGGCCTCGCGGACCGTGTCGAGCCGGACGCTTCCGCCCTCAGCCAGCGCAACGCGGACGCTCGTCCGGCCGGCGGGCGTCGCCAGCGCGTGGAGCCACGCCGGGACGGCCAGGCGAGGAGGGACCGGCGCTTCCGCACGACCGGTAGAGGCGGTTGCGGACGGGAGCGCGAGGGACGCCGCGTCGGGGGTGGCATCGAGGTCGACTGCGTCGGGGGGCGCGTCGTCGAGGGGGCCGTGCGCTTCGGCCACGGCGGCGGCCACGGCCACGGTCTCCGCAGAGGTCATCGTTGGCGCGGAGCCCGGGGCTGGGACGACCGGCACCGTGCGGCCAGCGTCGGGCCGAGAAGAGGCCGGGGCGCCATTGGGCCGACGATCCTCGGGGGGGTCGGTGGAGGGGGGCTCCGGTTCTTTGCGCTCGGAGGAGGGGGACGGGCCGGACGGAGGCTCCGACGGGGAGGCCTCGAAGGTCGGCGCGGTTCGGGCCGGCGGGCGAGGCGAGGCGGAGTCCGAGGGCGGCTGCGAGGAGGCCGCGGTCGAGACGGCCTTCGGGGAAGGAGGCTCGTCGGGCGCAGCCTCCGGCGTCGCGGGCGTCGCGGGCTCCGTCGGGCTGGCCGATGCGAGGGGCAGCGCGGCGGAGCCCGCCTCCGGACGCGGCCCGACGGGAGGGCCCGTCGCTGGCCGATCGTTCGTGGGCGAGCGCTGGCTCTGCTCGTGCGAGCTCCCGCCGAGCTCCCGAGAGGACATGGCGGGGGCGGAGGGAGCGACGGCGGGAGGAGCCGAAGCGGCTCGGGTCGTGATCGCCGGATCTGGCACCTCGGCGGTCTCGTCCGCTGTAGGCGGAGCCGCCAGCTGGCGCGGGCCGACCGACGCCGCGGCGTCCGGAGTGGAGGCCGGGGGGCGTCCGTCGTGTGGCTGAGCCGGGTGACGGAAAGAGGGGCGGTCCGCAGAGTCACCCCCGTCTGGGGCGACCGTCGATCGGGCCGACTCCACGGCCTCGGGTGCAGCCGCCGGGGCCGCCGGTTCGGCCAGCGGGGCGGCGGGAGAGTCTGCTGCGACGGCCGGCGAGGACGCCGGCGTGGCAGGCGTCCGGGTCTGGAGGAGCTCGAGATGGGGCGGGGGGGCGCCTGTCAGCTCGGCCGCAGTCGGGTCCGCGTCGCTCGTCCCGTCCGTCACCTCGTCCGGGCGCGTCTCCGAGGCGGGGTGAGGCACCGCCGACGGTGCGGCCTCGGCCGCGAGGAGGGCGGAGAACCCTTCGGCCGGGGTGCCCGCCGGCGCGTCGTCGCGTGACGGAGCCGAGAGCCGGGTGGTCAGGGTGTCGAGGAGGGGCATCATGTCGCGTCGGCGGCCGTCGTGTCGCGCGAGGCCGCCGCGTGGGCCGGCCCCGACGACCCGCCGGGCAGCCGGTGGCGGACGAAGGCGGCGGCCTGGGTCGGCGTGAGCGCGTCGAGCAGGCGGAGCCGGTTCCGCGCCGAGGCGGCGTCGTAGAGCCGGACGAACGACGTGCCGTCGAGCCGCTGGACGACGCCCGAGAGCGCCTCCTCGTCGAGCTTGGTGAGCGTGGACGCGAGGTCGGCCGCCTCGGCCTGGGCCTCCGCTTCGAGCGTCTGCTCGTCCTCATGCCGGCCCTCGACGAGGACCCGGAGCGAGTCGGCGCGGGCCTCGGCGGCCGCGAGCTCCGTACGCATCTGGGCCAGCTGGCCGCGCAACTCGGCGACCTCGTCGGCGCTGGGAGGGGGAGCCGTGAGCGGCGCCGTCGAGTCGGCCGCGGGGCCGCCGAGGGCGGGGACGCCGGGGACCTTGCCGAGGTAGGCGAGCGCGCCGGCCGTGCCGAGGACGCTGAGGACGAGCGTGAGGAGGGCGGCCTTCATGACGGGGAGAGGGCCGAGGCGGCGCGTCCGGCGGAGGCGAGGTCGTCGAGCGCGGCGGTCTCGACGCGGAGGGCGTGGAGACGGTGATCGCGGGCGGCCTCCTCGCGGAGCCCGTCGAGGGCCTCGTGCTGGCGGATGGCGTCGGCGAGCGCGCGGCGGGCGCGGGCCTCGTCGGCGCGGAGGCGCTCGGCGGCCCGGCGCGCCTCGGCGACGGTGCGGGCGAGGCCGCCGCGGTGGGCCGCGGCGTGGCCCAACTGGCGGGCGGTCCGGCCGTTGCCGCCCGCCGCGAGCCCGTCCTCGAGCCGGGCCTCGGCTCGGGCCACGTCGGCCTCGGCGGAGGCCCGCGCGTCGACCGCGCGCCCGAGCGCCTCACGGGCGGCGTCGACGGCGCGCTCGCGGATCTGGAGCACGGGGGTGAGCGCGAACTGGAACGGGCGGGTCGGCATCAGGAGCGGTGGGAGGCAGTCGGGAGCCCGGCAATGACCGGGCCAGGATTCAGGAGAGGAGCGCGGCGAGCCGGCCCGCGACGTCGTCGGCGTCGGCGTCGGCGGGGCCCTGGCGGAGGAAGGCGGTGAGGGCCGGCGCGAGCTCGACGGCCCGGTCGGCCTCGGGGTCCTGGCCCGGCTCGAAAGCGCCGACGCGGACGAGCGGCTCGACCTCGCGGTAGGCCGCGATGAGCGCCCGCGCCTGCCGCGCGGCCTCCTGCTGGGCCGGCGGCGTCACGCGCGGCATCACGCGGCTCACGCTCGCGGGCACGTCGATGGCCGGGAAATGGCCCGAATCGGCCAGCTTCCGCGAGAGGACGACGTGGCCGTCGAGGATGCCGCGGACGGCGTCGGCGACGGGCTCGTCGAGGTCGCCACCGTCGACGAGGACGGTGAACAGACCGGTGATCGTCCCGCGCGCGCCGGGGCCGGCGCGCTCGAGGAGGCGGGGGAGGAGCGCGAACACGCTCGGCGTGTAGCCCCGCGTCGTCGGCGGCTCGCCGGCGGCCAGCCCGATCTCGCGCTGGGCTTGGGCCACGCGCGTGACCGAGTCCATCATGAGGAGGACGTCTTTTCCGGCGTCGCGGAAATGCTCGGCGATGGCCGTCGCCACGAGCGAGCCGCGGACGCGGGCCAGCGCGGCCTGGTCGCCGGTGACGGCGACGACGACGGATCGCTTGAGCCCCTCCTCGCCGAGCGTGTCGTGGACGAACTCGCGGACCTCGCGGCCCCGCTCGCCGATCAGCGCGATCACGTTGACGTCGGCCTCGGAGCGCGCGGCGATCGTCCCGAGGAGCGTGCTCTTGCCCACGCCGGACCCCGCGAAGATGCCGACGCGCTGGCCCTTGGCGAGCGTGAGGAGCGCGTCGATGGCGCGGACGCCGGTCTTGAGCGGGGCGTCGATGAGCTGGCGGTCGAGCGGCGGCGGCGGCTCGGCCCGGACGGGGCGGCGGTCGGGGAGCGCCAGCGGGCCCTTCCCGTCGATCGGCCGGCCGGCGGCGTCGACCACGCGGCCCAGGAGCGCGTCGCCGACGGCGACGGCGTGGGGGCGGGCGGCGCGCTCGACGAGGCTGCCGGCGCGGAGCCCCGCGGCCTCGCCGAGCGGCATCAGGAGCGCGGCCGAGCCGCGGATTCCGATGACCTCGGCCTCGACCGGGGCCACGCCGTCGGCCCGGCCGTCGGGTCGGATCGTGCACATCTCGCCGATGGCGGCGTCGAGGCCGGCGGCCTCGACCACGAGGCCGGTCGCGGAGCGGACGCGCCCGTAGCGGATCGGGCGCGGCGGGGCCTGGCGGAGCTCTTGGAGGCAGTGGCTGAGCATCGGCTAGAGCGGGTCGAGGCCGAGGCGGTCGCGGAGCCCGGCCAGCATCTCGTCGCGGACCCGACGGACGGTGGCGACGGACGTGGTGGCGGTCCAGTCGCCCTCGGCGAGCGACGGGTCGGGCTCCCAGCGGAGGCCCGGGTGGGCCCCGCCCAGCGACGCGGCGAGGCCGGCCTCCTCGATCCGGAGGAGGTCGACGGGGTGGAGCGCCACGACGACGGGGCCCTCGCCGGCGAGGGCGTCGATGGCCTCGGCCACGGCCGCCTCGGTGGCCGCCCGCTGGGGGTCGGAGAGGGGCGCGGCGAGGACGGCCTCGGCCGTCTCGATCGCGAGCGCGGCCAGCGTCGGCTGGAGCTCGCGGACGGCCCCGTCCCACAGTCCGCGCAGCCGCTCGGTGGCGGCGTCGACGGTGGCGGCGCGGGCCTCGGCGGCGGCTTCTGCCTCGGCGAGCGCGGCCCCGAGGCGGTCGACCTCGGCCTGGAGCGCCTCGACCTCGGCGTCGCGCGCGGCGTGGCCGGCTCGGCGGCCCTCCTCGAACGACGCGGCGGGGTCCGGCGGGGGCTCGGGCGTGGCCTCCGGCGGGGCCTCCGGCGGGGCGGCGGCGATCAGCCCCGCAAGCGGGACGAACGCAGGGAGATCGTTGCCAATCACCTGAGCGTCGGCCGTCAGCTCGGCGAAGCGGTGGGGCGCCGGCTCGGCGCCGCGGAGGACACGGACGGGGGGCGACGGCGTCACGTCAGGCCTCGCTAGGCTCGAGCGAGACCTCGCCGGCCTCAGCCAGCTCGAGCGCCACGCCGACGACGGTCCGCTGGGCGTCCTCGATGTCGGCCGCGCTGGGCGAGCCGGCCATCTCCATCTCCTCGCGGAGCGCGGCCCCGACGCGCTCGCTCACGCAGGAGAAGAGGCGGTCGGTGAGGGTCGGGTCGGCCCCGCAGAGGGCGCGGGCGAGCGCGCCCTGGTCGGCGGCGGCGAGGATCCGGCCGAGCGCGCGGCCGTCGAGCCGGGCGAGGTCCTCGAAGACGAAGAGGAGCCCCTCGATCCGGTCGGCGAGGTCGGGCGTGCGGGCCTTGAGGTCGTCGAGGACGGCCTGCCCGGTCGAGCGACCGGACTGCATGAGGATGTCGGCGGCGCGCTTGACGCCGTCGGGGCCGACGGGCCGGCCGGCGGGGCCGAACCGCTGGCGGAGCGCGGCGTCGAGCGCGGCGAGCCGCTGCGGCGGGGGCGGCGTCAGCGTCGAGAGCCGGCGGATCACGTCGGCGCGGGTCTCGGCGGGCAGTTGGGCGAGGGCGTCGGCGGCCGGCCGGGCCGGCAGCTGCGACAGCACGACGGCGGCCGTCTGCGGGTGCTCGAGCGTGAGGAACGCGGCCAGCTCGGCCGGCGGGACGGACTGGACGAGGTCGAACCCGGTCCCGGCCGTGGCCGCCTCGACGCGCGGGAGGATGGCCCCGGCGCGGGCCTCGTCGAGCCCGCTCTGGAGGAGGGTCCGGGCGGCGTCGAGCCCGCCGGCGGCGTCGGGCGGCGGCGGCGCGGCCGAGGCCGACCGGTAGGCGGCCAGGACCTCGGAGACGAGCGGGGCCGGGACGCGGTCGAGGCGGGCGACCTCGACCGAGAGCCGCTCGGCCTCGGCGTCGTCGAGGGTC
This sequence is a window from Rubrivirga marina. Protein-coding genes within it:
- a CDS encoding flagellar basal body-associated FliL family protein produces the protein MASADPDAAPKKKRVLAPILALVVGVAATFGLTQFGPLAGLLGAAPAAAAVADTAPPVEYGEFTELDGIVVNPRGTDGRRYLMVKVGVEAEDAKTLARLDVLRPAAVDAVIELLSAQPVETLTDITRRDSLKTQILGQFNEMLGEDGPVSRIYFTQYVLQ
- a CDS encoding OmpA/MotB family protein gives rise to the protein MDFVDLGAPPLQEEEEPTAPFWMATFSDMMTLLLTFFVMLVAMSSVEVKKFEEALSYFTGRRGLMEQEGLMPGIMGVAGQQDAREQAEVFEAIAREIQEKGLAASVSVDLTERGIRVTVLDSVAFAPGSVALNETAREVLYGVAEAIHGPMAVEVEGHTDDVPISTPAYPSNWELSAARAAAVVRFLAAEPSALEPDRYIAVGYGEFRPRVANDTPENRALNRRITVLFRTSPDDPVAGAQPPLPHGLR
- a CDS encoding motility protein A gives rise to the protein MEKSTPIGLVAGLGLIFGTVAMGDGAATFFDPMSLIIVMGGTVCGLLVTFTIDEMKQAVPLTKGFLGFQPPDYEALADQITDLARTARRDGPLALDGRLDEIEDPVLRSAIEMAVDGVPAMKAGAVLRTEAAEAVAGPGLLVKVFNKAGMYAPAFGMVGTLIGLIQMLQNLNDPAAIGPAMAVAMITTFWGALLANLVFLPMAGKVQAQIAAQAKAHEMIRVGAHAILTGEAPGALAQQLSRYTGVPAGAAEPTPLRKAA
- a CDS encoding flagellar hook protein FlgE, with product MIRSLRTGITGLRSNQLRLDVIGNNIAGVNTAGFKRSRVLFQDALAQRISTGGRLLGSNPSTVSNVGNGVSVSAVDQIWSQGALEYTDLATDLAVAGDGFFLANSAQGTVLTRHGAMQFDADGYLVTAGGLRVQGWTASADGSIATGALQDLQIDPSATAAPVATSSMTATGNLSAAREVGTDDPVTMSSVIYDGTGTAHTAVFEIVKTGDDAWSVVGAKLVDGDAEVDLTVANGDLTFDPESGTLTAGGEVQISGAFPNGSALAFDLDLTGVTQYGGSTTASVSAQDGSTAGALVDFGVDQNGRIILSFSNGVRRPVAQVALGMVANPDGLNQIGDGFYATTASSGDLQVGRSGAEIAAGIVSGALESSNVDLAQEFTDMIVAQRGYQANARVITTSDELLQETVQLKR
- a CDS encoding flagellar biosynthesis protein, whose protein sequence is MTVQQIAGRVTLPPAPPATPGAAPSRGPAFADLLERAAGRPVALSAHAAERLGDRGIEFSDALQTRIAEALDTLDAKGARDAVLLGPDAAFVVNVPNRTVVTALAPDEMRDRAVTQIDSALLL
- a CDS encoding flagellar hook assembly protein FlgD gives rise to the protein MSPLSSANSAASAFSTAASPGGAQLGRDEFLQLLVAQLRNQDPTSPQDGHEFAAQLAQFSQVEQLTNINAAIGSQAGQLAALAGSVDGLHTGQTDMANRLSGRIDLQAATALIGQTVEMAGATLSWDGATATDVPVRLDGAAREVEVTIRDADGAVVRTLRTGSLEAGAHAIAWDGALADGSDAPAGAYSVSVSAVGPDGQPVGATAVTTGTVERITVDADGVALWVGGRPLAFDALLAVL
- a CDS encoding flagellar FliJ family protein; protein product: MPTRPFQFALTPVLQIRERAVDAAREALGRAVDARASAEADVARAEARLEDGLAAGGNGRTARQLGHAAAHRGGLARTVAEARRAAERLRADEARARRALADAIRQHEALDGLREEAARDHRLHALRVETAALDDLASAGRAASALSPS
- a CDS encoding FliI/YscN family ATPase: MLSHCLQELRQAPPRPIRYGRVRSATGLVVEAAGLDAAIGEMCTIRPDGRADGVAPVEAEVIGIRGSAALLMPLGEAAGLRAGSLVERAARPHAVAVGDALLGRVVDAAGRPIDGKGPLALPDRRPVRAEPPPPLDRQLIDAPLKTGVRAIDALLTLAKGQRVGIFAGSGVGKSTLLGTIAARSEADVNVIALIGERGREVREFVHDTLGEEGLKRSVVVAVTGDQAALARVRGSLVATAIAEHFRDAGKDVLLMMDSVTRVAQAQREIGLAAGEPPTTRGYTPSVFALLPRLLERAGPGARGTITGLFTVLVDGGDLDEPVADAVRGILDGHVVLSRKLADSGHFPAIDVPASVSRVMPRVTPPAQQEAARQARALIAAYREVEPLVRVGAFEPGQDPEADRAVELAPALTAFLRQGPADADADDVAGRLAALLS
- a CDS encoding flagellar motor switch protein FliG, producing MIAPSAAALTGTQRAAVLVVALGVETASKLLPTLDDAEAERLSVEVARLDRVPAPLVSEVLAAYRSASAAPPPPDAAGGLDAARTLLQSGLDEARAGAILPRVEAATAGTGFDLVQSVPPAELAAFLTLEHPQTAAVVLSQLPARPAADALAQLPAETRADVIRRLSTLTPPPPQRLAALDAALRQRFGPAGRPVGPDGVKRAADILMQSGRSTGQAVLDDLKARTPDLADRIEGLLFVFEDLARLDGRALGRILAAADQGALARALCGADPTLTDRLFSCVSERVGAALREEMEMAGSPSAADIEDAQRTVVGVALELAEAGEVSLEPSEA